The following coding sequences are from one Nicotiana tomentosiformis chromosome 3, ASM39032v3, whole genome shotgun sequence window:
- the LOC138908765 gene encoding 14 kDa proline-rich protein DC2.15-like, whose translation MASKTRASVTLFLSLNLLFFVIVSGTDCGSCHHNPPSTGNGGGNGGNTGGSGNGGGSGNGGGSGNGGGGGNGQGRCPRDALKLGVCANLLGGLVGVIVGSPPTLPCCSLIAGLADLEAAVCLCTAIRANVLGINLNVPLSLSLVLNNCGRNPPTGFTC comes from the coding sequence ATGGCTTCCAAAACAAGAGCCTCAGTTACCCTTTTCCTCTCATTGAATCTCCTTTTCTTTGTCATAGTCAGTGGAACTGATTGTGGCTCTTGTCATCATAATCCTCCTAGCACCGGTAATGGTGGTGGCAATGGTGGTAACACTGGTGGCTCGGGCAATGGTGGCGGCTCCGGCAACGGAGGTGGTTCGGGCAATGGCGGCGGAGGTGGCAATGGACAAGGCAGGTGCCCGAGAGATGCTCTGAAGTTAGGGGTATGTGCAAATTTACTTGGTGGATTGGTGGGAGTGATAGTGGGTTCTCCACCAACTTTGCCGTGCTGCAGCTTGATCGCGGGGCTGGCGGATTTAGAGGCGGCAGTTTGCTTGTGCACAGCCATAAGGGCAAATGTGCTGGGAATAAATCTGAATGTGCCACTCTCTCTTAGCCTTGTTCTCAACAACTGTGGAAGGAATCCTCCTACTGGCTTCACTTGCTAA